In Synechococcus sp. CC9616, the following are encoded in one genomic region:
- the fusA gene encoding elongation factor G has translation MARAFPLERVRNIGIAAHIDAGKTTTTERILFYSGVVHKIGEVHDGAAVTDWMAQERERGITITAAAISTSWEDHRINIIDTPGHVDFTIEVERSMRVLDGVIAVFCAVGGVQPQSETVWRQADRYSVPRMVFVNKMDRTGADFLKVYEQITSRLKANAVPIQLPIGSEGELSGIIDLVGNKAYIYKNDLGTDIEEAAIPADMADEAAEWRGKLMETVAETDEALIEKFLDSGELSVEELKVGIREGVLKHGLVPMLCGSAFKNKGVQLVLDAVIDYLPAPVDVPPIQGLLPNGEEAVRPSDDSAPFSALAFKVMADPYGKLTFVRMYSGILEKGSYVLNSTKDAKERISRLVVLKADDREEVDQLRAGDLGAVLGLKNTTTGDTLCTPNDPIVLETLFVPEPVISVAVEPKTKGDMEKLSKALVSLAEEDPTFRVRTDQETGQTVIAGMGELHLEILVDRMLREFKVEANIGAPQVSYRETIRSSAGGEGKFSRQTGGKGQYGHVVIEMEPGEPGSGFEFVNKIVGGVVPKEFIKPAEQGMKETCESGVIAGFPLIDVKCTMVDGSYHDVDSSEMAFKIAGSMAFKDGVKKCNPVLLEPMMKVEVEVPEDFLGSIIGDLSSRRGQVEGQGVEDGTSKISAKVPLAEMFGYATELRSMTQGRGIFSMEFDNYAEVPRNVAEAIISKNQGN, from the coding sequence GTGGCCCGCGCCTTTCCCCTGGAACGCGTCAGAAATATTGGAATCGCCGCTCATATCGATGCCGGCAAAACCACCACCACCGAACGGATTCTGTTCTATTCGGGCGTGGTGCACAAGATCGGTGAGGTGCATGACGGCGCGGCTGTGACCGACTGGATGGCCCAGGAACGCGAGCGCGGCATCACCATCACCGCTGCCGCCATCTCCACGAGCTGGGAAGACCATCGGATCAATATCATTGACACCCCTGGTCACGTGGACTTCACCATCGAGGTGGAGCGTTCCATGAGGGTTCTCGATGGCGTGATTGCCGTGTTCTGCGCCGTTGGTGGTGTGCAGCCCCAATCGGAAACTGTGTGGCGTCAGGCCGACCGTTATTCGGTGCCGCGAATGGTTTTCGTCAACAAGATGGACCGCACGGGAGCTGATTTCCTCAAGGTTTACGAGCAAATCACCAGTCGCCTTAAAGCCAACGCCGTACCGATCCAGTTACCGATCGGATCTGAGGGTGAACTCAGCGGCATCATCGACCTTGTTGGCAACAAGGCCTACATCTATAAGAACGATCTCGGCACGGATATCGAGGAAGCCGCGATCCCCGCCGACATGGCAGATGAAGCCGCTGAGTGGCGCGGCAAATTAATGGAAACTGTCGCTGAAACCGACGAAGCCCTCATCGAAAAGTTCCTCGACAGTGGCGAACTCTCGGTCGAGGAGCTCAAGGTCGGTATTCGTGAAGGCGTTCTCAAGCATGGTCTCGTTCCCATGCTCTGCGGCTCAGCTTTCAAGAACAAAGGTGTTCAGCTTGTTCTGGATGCGGTGATCGACTATCTGCCGGCGCCTGTTGATGTCCCCCCGATTCAGGGCTTGCTGCCAAATGGCGAGGAAGCAGTCCGTCCTTCCGACGACAGCGCTCCTTTCAGTGCTTTGGCGTTCAAGGTGATGGCTGACCCCTACGGAAAGCTCACCTTCGTCCGGATGTACTCCGGAATTCTGGAGAAGGGCAGTTACGTTCTCAACTCCACCAAGGACGCCAAGGAGCGAATCTCCCGACTTGTGGTTCTCAAAGCGGACGACAGAGAAGAGGTTGACCAGCTTCGTGCCGGTGACCTTGGCGCCGTTCTCGGCCTCAAGAACACCACCACTGGCGACACGCTCTGCACGCCGAACGACCCGATCGTCCTCGAGACCCTTTTTGTTCCGGAGCCGGTGATCTCCGTGGCTGTGGAGCCGAAGACCAAAGGGGACATGGAGAAACTCTCCAAAGCCCTGGTGTCACTCGCGGAGGAGGATCCCACCTTCCGGGTGCGCACCGATCAGGAGACCGGCCAGACCGTGATTGCCGGTATGGGGGAACTCCACCTCGAGATTCTCGTGGACCGCATGCTCCGCGAGTTCAAGGTGGAAGCCAACATCGGCGCTCCTCAGGTGTCCTACAGAGAAACGATCCGATCCTCTGCTGGCGGCGAAGGAAAATTCTCCCGACAGACCGGTGGCAAGGGCCAGTACGGCCATGTAGTTATTGAAATGGAGCCAGGTGAGCCGGGATCCGGCTTCGAATTCGTCAACAAAATTGTTGGTGGTGTGGTTCCAAAGGAATTCATCAAGCCTGCAGAACAGGGCATGAAGGAGACCTGTGAATCCGGTGTGATCGCTGGGTTCCCTCTCATCGATGTCAAATGCACGATGGTTGATGGCTCCTATCACGATGTGGACTCTTCGGAGATGGCGTTCAAGATCGCTGGTTCCATGGCGTTCAAGGACGGCGTCAAGAAGTGCAATCCAGTGCTGCTCGAGCCGATGATGAAAGTCGAAGTCGAGGTCCCCGAGGATTTCCTCGGATCGATCATCGGCGACCTGTCCTCACGCCGAGGTCAGGTTGAGGGCCAGGGCGTCGAAGATGGCACCTCCAAGATCTCGGCCAAGGTGCCCCTTGCCGAGATGTTCGGTTACGCCACCGAGCTCCGCTCCATGACCCAGGGCCGGGGCATCTTCTCGATGGAATTCGACAATTACGCCGAAGTTCCTCGCAATGTGGCCGAAGCCATCATTTCCAAGAATCAGGGCAACTAA
- the rpsL gene encoding 30S ribosomal protein S12, which produces MPTIQQLIRSERSRLKAKTKSPALRSCPERRGVCTRVYTSTPKKPNSALRKVARVRLTSGFEVTAYIGGIGHNLQEHSVVLIRGGRVKDLPGVRYHIIRGTLDTAGVKDRRQSRSKYGAKAPKE; this is translated from the coding sequence ATGCCAACCATCCAACAGCTGATCCGCTCAGAGCGCTCGCGCCTCAAGGCCAAGACCAAGTCCCCAGCTCTGAGGTCCTGTCCGGAGCGTCGCGGGGTCTGCACCCGCGTCTACACCTCCACGCCGAAGAAACCCAACTCGGCGCTGCGAAAAGTGGCTCGTGTGCGACTGACCTCCGGGTTCGAGGTCACCGCTTACATCGGTGGAATCGGCCACAACCTGCAGGAACACTCCGTCGTTCTGATCCGCGGCGGTCGTGTCAAGGATCTACCTGGCGTTCGCTATCACATCATTCGCGGAACATTGGACACCGCAGGCGTCAAGGACCGGCGTCAGTCCCGCTCCAAATACGGTGCCAAAGCTCCAAAGGAGTAA
- a CDS encoding phosphodiester glycosidase family protein, with protein MLLIAQLPPPLPELRNSEVVSGNRISIEGEGLSADWAWQGRSASRPERLWLPLNLLEARLGFRRSGAGGNAQLEWYGRRRGIQSFSTRTLGDEVALEVATWLNNLGVSLRRQGNSLSLELPTAQLRQLRQGKGSTAGRLVLDVDKPVFVQRRGSDLLLNLRSDQRQQATLRSLGLMPKQVGSFLTLRGQATKVQSLTLAGPWRVVLDGVKPATTAVRSTPGRGLPLSDPAISALIRRGLTIERRTVRVGVKPLVVLRAGGDLTRLGLTLMPLAMAGRQQGLRYLPQLSRPAGALVAINGGFFNRIKQLPLGALRRDGLWLSGPILNRGVIAWEANNSLTFGRLRLDQALRVANGRRWGLGFLNSGYVQRGLSRYTSAWGPYYRSLSGQEQAILIRAGSVIAQYDNSKLSRGVSLPKGTDLVVARGGAPLPARTGDQAKVEMSSSNQLGDKPNVLGGGPLLMKGGQVVLDGRREGFSPGFLSQTAPRTVIAQGKGGIWMLAIRGAGSNPTLLETSLAMRQLGMRDALNLDGGSSTTLIAAGRTLINGSGSPPRIHNGLGLVRQRALPLW; from the coding sequence ATGCTTCTGATCGCTCAGCTGCCTCCTCCGCTGCCAGAGCTGCGTAACAGCGAGGTGGTCAGTGGCAATCGCATCTCGATCGAGGGGGAAGGTCTGTCCGCTGACTGGGCCTGGCAGGGCCGCAGTGCCTCGCGACCGGAGCGCCTCTGGCTGCCCTTGAATCTTCTGGAGGCCCGTCTGGGCTTTCGTCGCAGCGGCGCAGGCGGCAATGCCCAGCTGGAGTGGTATGGACGCCGCCGAGGAATTCAGTCGTTCTCGACCAGAACACTGGGAGACGAGGTAGCGCTGGAGGTTGCGACATGGCTGAACAACCTCGGGGTGAGCCTGAGGCGCCAGGGCAACAGCCTCAGCCTGGAGCTTCCGACGGCACAACTACGGCAACTGAGACAGGGCAAAGGCAGCACAGCCGGGCGTTTGGTGCTGGATGTCGACAAGCCGGTCTTTGTTCAGCGCCGAGGCAGTGATCTGCTGCTGAATCTGCGCAGCGATCAACGGCAACAAGCCACGTTGCGCAGTCTTGGACTGATGCCCAAGCAAGTCGGATCGTTTCTGACGCTGCGCGGGCAGGCCACGAAGGTTCAGAGCCTGACCCTGGCCGGTCCATGGCGCGTGGTGCTCGATGGGGTCAAGCCTGCGACGACCGCTGTCAGATCGACCCCAGGCCGAGGCTTGCCACTCTCGGACCCGGCGATCAGCGCCCTCATCCGCCGCGGCCTGACCATCGAACGTCGCACCGTCAGGGTTGGGGTGAAACCTCTCGTGGTGCTGCGCGCCGGGGGGGATCTCACCCGGCTGGGACTGACCCTGATGCCGCTGGCGATGGCAGGCAGACAGCAGGGCCTCCGCTACCTGCCCCAGCTCTCCAGACCTGCTGGTGCGCTCGTCGCCATCAATGGCGGCTTCTTCAACCGCATCAAACAGCTTCCGCTTGGCGCTTTGCGTCGTGATGGGCTGTGGCTTTCCGGACCGATCCTGAATCGCGGTGTGATCGCCTGGGAAGCCAACAATTCACTGACCTTTGGACGTTTGCGACTGGATCAGGCACTCCGTGTGGCGAATGGCCGCCGCTGGGGACTTGGATTCCTCAACAGCGGCTACGTCCAACGCGGTCTGAGTCGCTACACATCAGCCTGGGGCCCCTACTACCGCTCACTCAGTGGCCAGGAACAGGCGATCCTGATTCGCGCCGGCAGCGTGATCGCTCAATACGACAACAGCAAACTGAGCCGCGGGGTCTCCCTGCCAAAGGGCACTGATTTGGTCGTCGCCCGTGGCGGAGCACCTTTACCGGCCAGAACAGGAGACCAGGCCAAGGTTGAGATGAGCTCAAGCAACCAGCTCGGGGACAAGCCGAATGTGCTGGGCGGAGGACCGCTGCTGATGAAGGGCGGGCAGGTCGTGCTTGATGGTCGACGTGAAGGATTCAGCCCAGGCTTCCTGAGCCAGACAGCCCCACGAACCGTGATCGCCCAGGGGAAAGGCGGAATCTGGATGCTGGCCATCAGAGGAGCTGGCAGCAACCCAACCCTTCTGGAGACCAGCCTTGCAATGCGACAGCTCGGAATGCGCGATGCCCTCAACCTCGACGGTGGCAGCTCCACAACCCTGATCGCCGCAGGACGGACGTTGATCAACGGAAGCGGCAGCCCACCCAGGATTCACAACGGACTGGGACTGGTGCGGCAAAGGGCCCTGCCATTGTGGTGA
- the gltB gene encoding glutamate synthase large subunit — MPDSIHSAAASWPVCDSAAPESVAGERDACGVGFLAQLSGEASHWVLSQALRGLGCMEHRGGCGGDGDSGDGAGVLCEIPWTYFKAVWPEAKSARGLGMMFLPADAQRREEARRFCEEEARALGLTSEGWRVVPVDQDVLGPLARETAPAIEQWIVGGGPEGDAFEALLLRLRRRIGSRARHAWGFELSRSFYVASLSSRTVVYKGMVRSEVLARFYADLRDPRFEVSFAVYHRRFSTNTLPRWPLSQPMRLLGHNGEINTLLGNLNWAKASEASLEEVWADAAGDLNPVVNEAFSDSANLDATLELMVRSGRSITDSLITLVPEAFRNQPDLEERPEVTAMYEFNAGIQEPWDGPALLVFADGKRVGATLDRNGLRPARWCATSDGFVIMGSETGVVDLSGKTVVKKGRLGPGQMLAVDLERGQLLDNWAVKEDAAARFPYSDWLAEHRRSVAAQPWNQELALSEFDLLRLQTAMGFTAEDLDLVIEDMAGLAKEPTYCMGDDIPLAVLSDRPHLLYDYFKQRFAQVTNPPIDPLREKLVMSLEMHLGERRPALKPQAAAAALIHLDSPVMNEAELAAIHQQGLPVETLSTQVAVEACAGGLQSALKALCDRAEQAVRNGVQILVLSDRVDQSGQPSDLTATTVAIPALLSVGAVHHHLLRQRLRLHCSLVLETAQCWSTHHVACLIGYGASAVCPWLTWETTRHWLSHPKTKKRIEQGKLPALDADKVQANVRVSLENGLRKILSKIGISLLASYHGAQIFEAIGLGADVIDTAFTGTTSRVAGMTLVELASETLSLHAKAFPELNRSKLEFMGFVQYRTNGEFHLNTPEMSKALHAAVKAGPGYDHFSTYKTLLANRPVTALRDLLEFKLAPTPLPLDQVESAESLCRRFCTGGMSLGALSREAHEVLAVAMNRIGGKSNSGEGGEDPARFQRLNDVDADGRSLSFPSIGGLRNGDTACSAIKQVASGRFGVTAEYLRSGRQLEIKVAQGAKPGEGGQLPGPKVDQYIAWLRNSKPGVALISPPPHHDIYSIEDLAQLIHDLHQVHPKAPVSVKLVAEIGIGTIAAGVAKANADVIQISGHDGGTGASPLSSIKHAGSPWELGLTEVHRSLVENGLRDRVLLRADGGLKTGWDVVIAALLGAEEYGFGSVAMIAEGCIMARVCHTNNCPVGVATQKEALRKRFTGVPEHVVNFFWYVAEEVRQLLSLLGVARMEDLIGRSELLQPRSVELAKTKCVDLASLLAPIKGSEDRSWLRHAAEAHGNGPILEDVLLADAALMNAVETHSRHSRTVEIINTDRSVCARLAGEIAQRHGNRGFTGQLDLTFRGAAGQSFGAFLVQGMNVRLEGEANDYVGKGMNSGRISLVPSDQCIDPGEQVILGNTCLYGATGGELFALGRAGERFGVRNSGARAVVEGAGDHCCEYMTGGVVVVLGSTGRNIGAGMTGGVTFLLDEGDRVMPRVNPEIVEVCGITTAEQEAMLKGLLEAHLAATGSTKATVLLADWAAAKSRFRLLVPPSEREAMGLVDKLAVVA; from the coding sequence ATGCCCGATTCCATCCATTCCGCTGCTGCATCGTGGCCTGTCTGCGACTCCGCTGCACCGGAGTCTGTTGCGGGTGAAAGGGATGCCTGTGGAGTCGGGTTCCTGGCGCAGTTGTCCGGGGAAGCCAGCCACTGGGTTCTGAGCCAGGCACTGCGTGGGCTTGGCTGCATGGAGCACCGTGGGGGATGTGGCGGAGACGGCGACTCAGGCGATGGTGCCGGAGTTCTTTGTGAGATTCCTTGGACGTATTTCAAAGCCGTATGGCCAGAGGCCAAGTCGGCCCGAGGCCTTGGAATGATGTTTCTGCCTGCCGATGCGCAGCGCCGCGAGGAGGCTCGACGTTTTTGTGAGGAGGAAGCTCGCGCCCTTGGACTGACGTCGGAAGGTTGGCGTGTGGTCCCGGTGGATCAGGATGTTTTGGGACCTCTGGCCCGCGAGACAGCACCGGCCATCGAGCAATGGATTGTCGGTGGTGGGCCGGAGGGAGATGCCTTCGAGGCACTACTGCTGCGGCTGCGTCGCCGGATTGGCTCGAGAGCAAGGCATGCCTGGGGATTTGAGTTGTCCCGCAGCTTTTACGTGGCCTCCCTCAGCAGCCGCACGGTTGTTTACAAGGGCATGGTGCGCTCCGAGGTGCTCGCTCGTTTCTATGCCGATCTACGTGACCCTCGCTTTGAGGTGAGTTTTGCGGTGTATCACCGCCGCTTCAGCACCAACACCTTGCCCCGCTGGCCCCTTTCGCAACCGATGCGGTTGTTGGGTCACAACGGCGAGATCAACACGCTCCTCGGCAATCTCAACTGGGCGAAGGCTTCCGAAGCCAGTCTCGAGGAGGTCTGGGCTGATGCCGCCGGTGATCTCAATCCGGTTGTCAATGAGGCCTTCAGCGATTCGGCCAACCTCGACGCCACTCTTGAACTGATGGTGAGGAGCGGTCGCTCGATCACCGACAGCCTGATCACCCTTGTTCCCGAAGCGTTTCGCAACCAACCCGATCTCGAGGAACGTCCTGAGGTGACGGCGATGTACGAGTTCAACGCTGGGATCCAGGAGCCCTGGGACGGTCCGGCGTTGTTGGTCTTCGCCGATGGCAAGCGCGTCGGAGCCACGCTCGATCGCAATGGATTGCGGCCTGCTCGCTGGTGTGCCACGTCTGACGGCTTTGTGATCATGGGCTCTGAGACGGGCGTCGTTGACCTCAGCGGGAAGACCGTCGTGAAAAAGGGCCGTCTCGGCCCCGGGCAGATGCTGGCTGTGGATCTGGAGCGGGGGCAGCTGCTCGATAACTGGGCTGTCAAAGAGGATGCTGCCGCTCGTTTCCCATACAGCGACTGGCTTGCTGAGCATCGACGTTCCGTGGCGGCACAACCCTGGAATCAGGAGCTTGCCCTCAGCGAATTCGACCTGCTGAGGTTGCAGACCGCCATGGGCTTCACGGCCGAGGACCTCGATCTGGTGATCGAGGACATGGCCGGACTCGCTAAGGAGCCCACCTATTGCATGGGGGATGACATTCCCCTGGCGGTCCTCTCCGATCGTCCACACCTCCTCTACGACTACTTCAAGCAGCGCTTCGCTCAGGTCACCAACCCGCCGATCGACCCCTTGCGAGAGAAGCTGGTGATGAGCCTTGAAATGCATCTGGGGGAGCGTCGCCCTGCTCTCAAGCCACAGGCGGCAGCAGCGGCTTTGATCCACCTGGACAGCCCGGTGATGAACGAGGCCGAGCTGGCTGCCATTCATCAGCAGGGCCTGCCAGTGGAGACGCTCTCCACCCAGGTGGCTGTTGAAGCCTGTGCAGGTGGTCTGCAGTCCGCCTTGAAGGCACTCTGCGACAGAGCCGAACAGGCGGTGCGCAACGGTGTCCAGATCCTGGTGCTCTCCGATCGCGTCGATCAGTCCGGTCAGCCATCGGACCTGACAGCCACCACCGTGGCGATTCCGGCATTGCTGTCTGTGGGGGCTGTTCATCACCACCTGCTGCGCCAGCGCTTGCGTCTGCACTGTTCACTCGTTCTCGAGACCGCGCAGTGCTGGAGCACGCACCATGTCGCCTGTCTGATCGGCTATGGCGCCAGTGCCGTCTGCCCCTGGCTTACCTGGGAAACCACGCGCCACTGGTTGTCCCACCCCAAGACCAAAAAGCGGATCGAGCAGGGCAAGTTACCTGCCCTCGACGCGGATAAGGTCCAGGCGAATGTTCGCGTCTCACTGGAAAACGGGCTGCGCAAGATTCTTTCGAAGATCGGCATCTCGCTGCTGGCCAGCTATCACGGCGCTCAGATCTTTGAAGCGATCGGCCTGGGTGCTGATGTGATCGACACCGCGTTCACCGGCACCACAAGCCGGGTCGCGGGCATGACGCTGGTGGAGCTCGCCAGCGAGACGCTCTCCCTGCATGCCAAGGCCTTCCCCGAGTTGAACCGCAGCAAACTCGAGTTCATGGGATTCGTGCAGTACCGCACGAATGGCGAGTTCCATCTCAATACTCCCGAGATGTCGAAGGCGTTGCATGCAGCGGTCAAGGCCGGTCCGGGCTACGACCATTTCTCCACTTACAAAACACTCCTGGCGAACCGCCCGGTGACGGCGCTCCGCGACCTGTTGGAGTTCAAGCTGGCGCCCACGCCGCTGCCTCTGGATCAGGTGGAGTCTGCCGAGAGTCTCTGCAGGCGGTTTTGCACCGGTGGCATGAGTCTCGGGGCCCTCTCGCGGGAGGCCCATGAGGTGCTGGCGGTGGCCATGAACCGCATCGGTGGCAAGAGCAACAGCGGCGAAGGCGGTGAGGATCCCGCCCGTTTCCAGAGGCTGAATGATGTCGATGCCGATGGACGTTCCCTGTCGTTCCCGAGCATCGGCGGTCTGCGCAATGGCGACACGGCCTGCTCAGCGATCAAACAGGTGGCGTCGGGTCGCTTCGGCGTGACAGCCGAGTACTTACGCAGCGGCAGACAGCTGGAGATCAAGGTGGCTCAAGGGGCCAAGCCCGGAGAGGGCGGACAGCTGCCAGGGCCCAAGGTCGATCAGTACATCGCCTGGCTGCGCAACAGCAAGCCGGGCGTGGCGTTGATTTCTCCGCCTCCTCATCACGACATCTATTCAATCGAGGATCTGGCGCAGTTAATTCATGACCTTCACCAGGTGCATCCCAAGGCCCCTGTGAGCGTGAAGCTGGTGGCCGAGATCGGGATCGGCACGATTGCAGCCGGTGTCGCCAAGGCCAATGCCGATGTGATTCAGATCTCCGGCCATGACGGCGGTACCGGTGCCTCGCCGTTGAGTTCGATCAAGCACGCCGGTAGTCCCTGGGAGCTGGGACTCACGGAAGTGCATCGCAGCCTTGTTGAAAACGGCCTGAGGGACCGCGTGCTGCTGCGCGCTGATGGTGGCCTCAAGACTGGCTGGGATGTTGTGATCGCCGCTCTGCTTGGCGCTGAGGAGTACGGCTTCGGCTCAGTCGCGATGATTGCTGAGGGCTGCATCATGGCTCGCGTTTGCCACACCAATAATTGCCCAGTTGGCGTGGCAACCCAGAAGGAAGCCTTGCGCAAGCGCTTCACCGGCGTGCCCGAGCACGTGGTGAATTTCTTCTGGTACGTGGCCGAAGAAGTGCGTCAGCTGCTCAGCCTGCTGGGGGTTGCCCGGATGGAGGACCTGATTGGCCGCAGCGAACTGCTGCAGCCTCGCTCCGTCGAGCTGGCCAAAACCAAATGTGTTGATCTTGCGAGCCTGCTGGCACCGATCAAGGGATCTGAAGATCGCTCCTGGTTGCGCCACGCTGCAGAAGCCCACGGCAACGGCCCAATTCTGGAGGATGTGCTGCTGGCGGATGCAGCGCTGATGAATGCGGTCGAAACCCATAGTCGCCACAGCCGCACGGTCGAGATCATCAACACCGATCGCAGCGTCTGCGCCAGGCTGGCCGGCGAGATCGCCCAGCGTCACGGCAATCGCGGTTTTACTGGTCAGCTGGATCTGACGTTCCGCGGCGCTGCAGGACAGAGCTTCGGCGCGTTCCTGGTTCAGGGTATGAACGTGCGACTGGAAGGCGAGGCGAACGATTATGTGGGCAAGGGGATGAACAGCGGTCGTATCAGCCTCGTGCCATCGGATCAATGCATCGATCCCGGCGAACAGGTGATTCTTGGCAACACCTGCCTTTATGGCGCCACAGGGGGTGAGTTGTTCGCCCTCGGCCGTGCCGGTGAGCGCTTCGGGGTTCGCAACAGCGGCGCCAGGGCTGTTGTGGAAGGCGCTGGCGACCATTGCTGCGAGTACATGACCGGAGGTGTGGTGGTGGTTCTGGGCAGTACGGGACGCAACATCGGCGCCGGCATGACGGGTGGCGTCACCTTCCTGCTGGATGAAGGAGATCGCGTGATGCCACGCGTGAATCCTGAGATCGTTGAGGTGTGCGGCATTACCACCGCTGAGCAGGAAGCCATGCTCAAGGGTCTGCTGGAAGCCCATCTGGCGGCAACCGGAAGCACCAAGGCAACAGTGCTCTTGGCGGACTGGGCCGCGGCGAAGAGTCGTTTCAGGCTTTTGGTTCCCCCGAGCGAGCGGGAAGCCATGGGTCTTGTCGACAAGCTGGCGGTGGTCGCCTGA
- a CDS encoding YciI family protein, translating into MAWFIKHETFTTETLALPMAKRRPHLDAHRAWVQQESKAGRRIHSGFLVDEQQRPGGGGLLIFEAESYAEALAWVQQDPMIQADLVSWTLQEWIPVSGDGWP; encoded by the coding sequence GTGGCCTGGTTCATCAAGCACGAAACCTTCACCACCGAAACGCTTGCCCTGCCGATGGCAAAGCGGCGGCCCCACCTCGACGCGCACCGGGCTTGGGTGCAGCAGGAGAGCAAGGCAGGCCGGCGGATCCACAGCGGATTTCTGGTGGATGAGCAGCAACGGCCCGGTGGTGGCGGGCTGCTGATCTTCGAGGCGGAGTCCTATGCCGAAGCGCTGGCCTGGGTTCAGCAGGACCCGATGATCCAGGCCGACCTGGTGAGCTGGACCTTGCAGGAATGGATCCCCGTCAGCGGGGATGGCTGGCCATGA
- the lipA gene encoding lipoyl synthase: MLKPEWLRVKAPQRERIGAVADLLLDLNLNTVCQEASCPNIGECFAGGTATFLIMGPGCTRACPYCDIDFDKSVRALDPTEPTRLGEAVARLGLKHVVITSVNRDDLDDGGASQFVACIEQVKQRSPLTTIELLIPDLCGNWQALATVMDAAPHVLNHNIETVPRMYRRARPQGIYERSLELLERVREGWGQTYSKSGLMVGLGETDEEVIGVLRDLRAHLVDIVTIGQYLSPGPKHLAVDRFVTPEQFEHYRRMGEEELGFLQVVSTPLTRSSYHAGEVQRLMASHPR; this comes from the coding sequence GTGCTCAAACCCGAGTGGTTGCGCGTCAAAGCCCCGCAGCGGGAGCGCATCGGTGCTGTTGCCGACCTGCTGCTCGACCTCAACCTGAACACGGTCTGTCAGGAGGCCAGCTGCCCCAACATCGGTGAGTGCTTCGCCGGTGGCACCGCCACCTTTCTGATCATGGGGCCCGGCTGCACCCGAGCCTGCCCTTACTGCGATATCGATTTCGACAAGAGCGTTCGGGCTTTAGACCCCACCGAACCCACACGCCTCGGTGAAGCGGTGGCACGCCTGGGCCTGAAGCACGTTGTGATCACCTCGGTGAACCGCGATGACCTGGACGATGGCGGCGCCTCCCAGTTTGTGGCCTGCATTGAACAGGTGAAACAGCGTTCACCGCTCACCACGATCGAGCTACTGATTCCCGACCTCTGCGGCAACTGGCAGGCCCTGGCCACGGTGATGGATGCAGCCCCTCATGTGCTCAACCACAACATCGAAACCGTGCCGCGCATGTACCGACGAGCAAGACCCCAGGGCATCTATGAACGGTCTTTGGAACTGCTGGAACGGGTGCGCGAGGGATGGGGCCAGACCTACAGCAAATCCGGCCTGATGGTGGGACTTGGCGAAACCGACGAGGAGGTGATCGGCGTGCTGCGCGATCTGCGTGCTCATCTGGTGGACATCGTGACCATCGGCCAGTACCTATCACCCGGCCCCAAACATCTGGCCGTGGATCGCTTCGTGACGCCAGAACAGTTCGAGCACTACCGCCGCATGGGTGAAGAGGAGCTCGGCTTCCTGCAGGTGGTGAGCACTCCGCTTACCCGCAGCAGCTACCACGCCGGTGAGGTACAGCGCCTCATGGCCAGCCATCCCCGCTGA
- the rpsG gene encoding 30S ribosomal protein S7 — protein sequence MSRRNAAEKRPVLPDPQFNSRLATMMVARLMKHGKKSTAQRILSDAFGLINERTGGDPLELFETAVKNATPLVEVRARRVGGATYQVPMEVRQERGTAMALRWLVSFSRSRNGRSMAQKLAGELMDAANEAGSAVRKREETHKMAEANKAFAHYRY from the coding sequence ATGTCCCGCCGCAACGCCGCTGAAAAACGCCCGGTTCTGCCCGATCCCCAGTTCAACAGCCGACTCGCCACGATGATGGTGGCCCGGTTGATGAAGCACGGAAAGAAGTCCACGGCTCAGCGGATCCTCTCTGATGCCTTCGGTCTGATTAATGAGCGGACAGGTGGTGACCCCCTGGAGCTGTTCGAAACCGCTGTTAAAAACGCTACGCCACTCGTGGAAGTGCGCGCTCGCCGCGTTGGTGGTGCGACCTACCAGGTTCCGATGGAAGTTCGTCAGGAACGCGGCACCGCCATGGCATTGCGCTGGCTCGTCAGCTTCTCGCGCTCACGCAACGGTCGCAGCATGGCGCAAAAGCTCGCCGGTGAGCTGATGGATGCCGCCAATGAGGCTGGAAGCGCTGTTCGCAAGCGCGAAGAGACTCACAAGATGGCTGAAGCCAACAAAGCATTCGCCCATTACCGCTACTAA
- a CDS encoding AIR synthase, whose translation MAANLRLTASAAAELARQAAVAGTPGQMHLDLTPGDCAEHVIRIRPGHLAGIAIARADGVTLHAPENQLRQLQGLCLDYRGDLSGGGFLIRSGAGIEPCACGSAFSRS comes from the coding sequence ATGGCTGCCAATCTGCGTCTGACCGCCAGCGCAGCGGCGGAACTGGCGCGTCAGGCCGCTGTGGCTGGCACTCCTGGGCAGATGCATCTTGATCTGACACCGGGAGACTGTGCCGAGCACGTGATTCGCATCCGACCTGGCCATCTGGCCGGCATTGCCATCGCGCGGGCTGACGGCGTCACCCTCCACGCTCCTGAGAATCAGCTGCGTCAGCTGCAGGGCCTCTGTTTGGACTACCGCGGCGATCTCAGCGGAGGCGGCTTCCTGATCCGAAGTGGTGCAGGGATCGAACCCTGTGCCTGCGGAAGCGCCTTCAGTCGAAGCTGA